The nucleotide sequence CGTGCGCCGCATCGACCTCGAGCCCGCCGCATGCGCCGATCCCGAATGCCAGGCAGACCACGGACTGACCGGCGTGTCCGTCCCGGACGACATCGTGGTGCGCGTAGCCGCAGGAGTGGAGGGGGATGCGGCCCTGGCACGCGCAGAGCGCTTCGCCCGGATCCTGTCCGGAGCGACAGCCCGGGCGGCGGCGCGCGCATGAGCACCCCGTACCTACGGCAGGTCCTGGCGGCGGCCGCCGCCGGTGCCGGCCTGGCGCTGCGCGACGGCCCGCCCGGGGCGGTCACGGCCGGCGAGGCCCGTGCGAAGGCAGCTGAATGGGGCCTGCTGGGACAGGACGGCGCTGCCAGACCCGCCGGGGTTGTCGTCGTCCTGGTGGACGGGCTCGGGATGCAGCTGCTTCAGGAGCGGCGTGGGCACGCTCCCACACTGCGCACCTGGATGGCCGACGCCGCCTCCGCCCCGGGCGGGGGCAGGGCCCGCACCTGCGTACCCTCCACGACGGCAGCCGCCCTGACCACCCTCGGCACCGGCGCGATGCCCGGGACTACCGGCATGGTCGGATACAGCGTGCTCAACCCGAGCCTGCGACGTCACCTGCGTGCCGGCACGATCCCGGACGCCGCCCAGAACCTGTGCCTGATTACCTGGCAGGATACGGCACTCGACCCGCGCCGATGGCAGGACGTGCCCACCGTCTTCGAGCGGAGCGCACCCGGGCCGCATGCCGGGGCCCGGGCCGCGGCGTCGGCGGTCACCATCGGTCCGGCGCGCTTCGCCGGCTCCGGCCTGACGGAGGCGGCTCTGCGCGGCGCCGTCCACTTGGGGGCGGACCGTATGGAGGACCGTCCGGGTCTGGCCGCCCGCGCCCTGCGGAGCGGCGTCCCCCTGGTGTACCTGTACGTCGGCGAGCTCGACCACGTCGGCCACCGCCACGGCTGGCGCTCAGAGAACTGGCTGATGCAGCTGGAGCGCCTGGACGGGATGCTGGCGGAGCTGATGCGCCTGGTCCCCGCGGGCACCCGCGTGCTCCTGACCGCCGACCACGGCATGGTCGACACCGACGCGGCCCACCGCATTGACCTGACCGACTACCCAGAACTCGCCCGTGACGTCGCAGCCGTAGCCGGGGAGCCGCGTTTCAGCCAGCTGTACGTGCCCCACTCCGACCCGGAGACGGCTGCCGCCGTCGCCGACCGCTGGCGGGCGGTGCTGGGGGAGCGGGCGCTCTGGGTGGGAACCCGCGCGCAGGCCGGCACCCGGATCGGCCCCGTTGGGGAGCGGGCTGAGAGCGTCCTGGGTGACGTGCTGGTGGCCATGGCCGACAACTGGGTCGTCGTCGACCCGCGCGTGCACTCCGCGGGAGCAATCGGCATGCCGGGCGTGCACGGCTCTCTCACGGATGCCGAGATGACGGTGCCGCTGCTGCTGGCCCGCGCCTGACCGGGACTGTAGCCGCCCGGCTACTCCTCACTCCGGCTTGGAGCCGAAGACGATCTCATCCCAGGAGGGCACGGAACGACGCGCCCGCCGCTTGGGCTTGGGTGCGGGCGCGGCCGGCATCTCCGGCAGCGCTTCCTGGGTGGCGTCGGCGTCGTTGGACGTCCCGTCCCGCTCGTCGCGGTCGGTGGCCGGCGCCGTAGCCTGGTGCAGTCGGCTTCCCGCCGGGTGATTACCGGTGTGGGCGCGGCGGCGCTCCGACATGGACACCACCTGCGCCTGCCCCTGTGGCTCCGTCTCGTCTCCCGGGGCGGCATCTTCCGCATCGGGTGCGGCCGCCTCGATGCGCCTGCCACGGTTGGAGGCCAGATCCGCCAGCAGCGCGTCCGTGGAGTCCACCGCGGAGTCCACTGCCGTGGGCGGCGCGCTGTCAGCGGCCGCCGGGGACTCGGGGACGGGCGGGGCCGCTGCCGGAGCGGATACCGAGGATGCTCCGGGAGCCGCGGAGTCC is from Actinomyces sp. 432 and encodes:
- a CDS encoding alkaline phosphatase family protein: MSTPYLRQVLAAAAAGAGLALRDGPPGAVTAGEARAKAAEWGLLGQDGAARPAGVVVVLVDGLGMQLLQERRGHAPTLRTWMADAASAPGGGRARTCVPSTTAAALTTLGTGAMPGTTGMVGYSVLNPSLRRHLRAGTIPDAAQNLCLITWQDTALDPRRWQDVPTVFERSAPGPHAGARAAASAVTIGPARFAGSGLTEAALRGAVHLGADRMEDRPGLAARALRSGVPLVYLYVGELDHVGHRHGWRSENWLMQLERLDGMLAELMRLVPAGTRVLLTADHGMVDTDAAHRIDLTDYPELARDVAAVAGEPRFSQLYVPHSDPETAAAVADRWRAVLGERALWVGTRAQAGTRIGPVGERAESVLGDVLVAMADNWVVVDPRVHSAGAIGMPGVHGSLTDAEMTVPLLLARA